In Elusimicrobiota bacterium, one genomic interval encodes:
- the rpmE gene encoding 50S ribosomal protein L31: MKEGIHPTYQQVPVTCACGSTWVTGSTAKEIRLEICSNCHPFYTGRQKLMDTAGRVERFEKRFAETGGKTVARKPVIRKAAPPVKSAAKKAAKVLTSTPKPGTKLKTDKPARGAKTEKAPAKA, translated from the coding sequence ATGAAAGAAGGCATACACCCCACGTATCAACAGGTTCCAGTGACCTGCGCCTGCGGGAGCACCTGGGTGACGGGATCAACGGCGAAAGAAATCCGCCTGGAAATTTGTTCAAATTGTCACCCCTTTTACACGGGTCGTCAAAAACTGATGGACACCGCGGGTCGTGTGGAACGATTTGAAAAACGTTTTGCGGAGACCGGTGGAAAAACGGTAGCCCGCAAACCCGTTATTCGAAAAGCGGCACCCCCGGTCAAGTCCGCGGCCAAAAAAGCCGCGAAGGTGTTGACCAGCACTCCTAAGCCTGGCACCAAACTCAAAACGGACAAACCCGCCCGAGGTGCCAAAACTGAAAAAGCGCCCGCGAAAGCTTAG
- the murA gene encoding UDP-N-acetylglucosamine 1-carboxyvinyltransferase yields the protein MDAFVIKGGRRLAGSVRISGSKNAALPCLFATLLTDEECVLDNVPDLQDIQTAVRLLERLGKKVVFRSGRVTVHKRGALRAQAPYDLVRRMRASAVVMGPLLARLGKADVSLPGGCAIGARPINFHLKAFERMGARISVHEGYISAVGRLKGGRIKFPMASVGATENVLMAASLATGRTVIENAAREPEIVDLANLLSSMGAKITGAGSNRVVVEGVRVLHGAHHRVIPDRIEAGTFLVAAAMTRGKILLTEVEPAHLKTVLDALRRTGLRLTVGDGTVEAVWVRPLKPVSVKTRVYPGFPTDMQAQWMALMAVTAGRSVIEEDIFENRFLHAQELLRMSARIETRGHRAQVEGVARLSGCPLMVSDLRAGAALVLAGLVARGTTKILRVYHLDRGYEKLECKLRALGADIRRVPQ from the coding sequence TTGGATGCCTTTGTCATCAAAGGGGGGCGGCGGCTCGCCGGGAGCGTCCGTATCTCGGGGTCAAAAAACGCGGCCCTTCCCTGTTTATTCGCAACCCTTTTGACGGACGAAGAATGTGTGTTGGACAACGTGCCCGATCTCCAGGATATTCAGACCGCGGTGCGATTGTTGGAACGGTTGGGGAAAAAAGTGGTCTTTCGATCCGGGCGGGTGACGGTTCACAAGCGTGGCGCGCTTCGTGCCCAAGCGCCTTACGATTTGGTCCGGCGGATGAGGGCCAGCGCCGTGGTGATGGGGCCTCTGTTGGCTCGGTTGGGGAAAGCCGATGTCTCTCTTCCTGGCGGTTGCGCCATTGGGGCCCGTCCGATTAATTTTCATCTCAAAGCTTTTGAACGAATGGGCGCTCGTATTTCGGTTCACGAAGGATACATTTCCGCGGTGGGCCGCTTAAAAGGGGGACGGATCAAATTTCCCATGGCCAGTGTGGGGGCCACCGAGAACGTTCTCATGGCGGCGTCCCTCGCCACGGGGCGAACGGTGATTGAAAACGCCGCGCGTGAACCCGAGATTGTGGACCTCGCGAACCTCTTGTCCTCCATGGGAGCGAAGATAACAGGAGCGGGATCGAACCGCGTGGTGGTGGAGGGGGTGCGTGTTCTTCACGGGGCGCACCACCGGGTGATTCCCGATCGGATCGAGGCGGGGACTTTTCTTGTGGCCGCCGCCATGACGCGGGGGAAGATTCTCTTGACGGAGGTGGAGCCGGCCCATTTGAAGACGGTGCTGGACGCCCTACGCCGGACGGGCCTCCGTTTGACCGTGGGGGATGGAACGGTGGAGGCGGTTTGGGTGCGACCGCTCAAACCTGTTTCGGTTAAAACCCGGGTTTACCCCGGGTTCCCGACCGACATGCAGGCCCAATGGATGGCGCTCATGGCCGTGACGGCCGGGCGAAGCGTGATTGAAGAAGACATTTTTGAAAACCGGTTTCTTCACGCGCAGGAACTCTTGCGAATGAGCGCGCGAATCGAAACCCGGGGCCACCGCGCTCAGGTGGAAGGCGTGGCCCGCCTTTCCGGGTGTCCCTTGATGGTGTCGGATTTGCGGGCGGGTGCGGCGTTGGTTTTGGCGGGTCTGGTGGCCCGAGGAACGACCAAGATTCTCCGGGTGTATCATTTGGATCGGGGATACGAAAAACTTGAATGTAAACTTCGCGCCTTAGGCGCGGACATTCGGCGGGTCCCTCAATAA
- the prfA gene encoding peptide chain release factor 1, whose product MNPKFEEIETRHQFVQNRLADPSLQGTSEFHELAREYKRLAPAVLKVQKLRQTRAELLQAEGLLVSSEPDLRALAEEEVRVLREQSDGLSQELEEFLIPKDPRDDRDVIIEIRAGTGGDEAALFAGDLFRMYSRYGVELGFTVEPYTSSPSGLGGFKEIVFSVKGLGAYFRFKHESGVHRVQRVPATEASGRIHTSTATVAVLPEADEVEVSINPADLRIDTYRASGAGGQHVNKTESAIRLTHLPTGIVVACQEERSQVKNRARAFSMLRAKIQQAAQDRLDNERRDLRRSQVGTGERTEKIRTYNFPQDRVTDHRINQNFHNLPGILEGNMNAIHAALAAAEKSDRLAQAQA is encoded by the coding sequence ATGAATCCTAAATTCGAAGAAATCGAAACACGTCACCAATTCGTTCAGAATCGGTTGGCGGACCCGTCTCTTCAAGGGACGTCGGAGTTTCATGAGCTTGCGCGGGAATACAAGCGGTTGGCTCCCGCGGTTCTCAAAGTTCAAAAACTTCGGCAAACCCGTGCCGAACTTCTCCAAGCGGAAGGGCTCTTGGTTTCATCAGAACCAGATCTTCGTGCCCTGGCGGAGGAAGAAGTTCGAGTTCTTCGGGAACAGTCGGATGGTTTGTCCCAGGAACTGGAGGAGTTTTTAATCCCCAAGGATCCGCGAGACGACCGGGACGTGATCATCGAAATTCGGGCAGGGACAGGTGGGGATGAGGCGGCTCTTTTTGCCGGGGATTTGTTCCGAATGTACTCCCGTTACGGTGTTGAACTCGGGTTTACGGTGGAACCCTACACCTCATCTCCCTCGGGTTTGGGCGGGTTTAAGGAAATTGTTTTCAGCGTGAAGGGCTTGGGCGCTTACTTTCGTTTTAAACATGAGAGCGGGGTGCACCGTGTCCAGCGGGTTCCGGCGACGGAAGCTTCCGGCCGCATCCACACCTCAACGGCCACTGTGGCGGTTTTGCCGGAAGCCGACGAAGTGGAAGTGTCCATCAATCCCGCGGACCTTCGCATTGACACGTACCGGGCGTCCGGCGCCGGGGGCCAGCACGTGAACAAAACCGAATCGGCGATTCGATTGACTCATCTTCCGACCGGGATCGTGGTGGCGTGCCAAGAAGAGCGGAGCCAAGTCAAAAACCGGGCCCGGGCGTTTTCCATGTTGCGGGCTAAAATTCAACAAGCGGCTCAAGATCGATTGGACAACGAACGTCGGGATCTTCGTCGGAGTCAAGTGGGGACCGGGGAACGTACCGAGAAAATCCGCACGTACAATTTTCCCCAAGACCGTGTGACGGATCATCGAATCAACCAAAACTTTCACAACTTGCCCGGGATTTTGGAAGGGAACATGAACGCGATTCACGCGGCTCTCGCGGCCGCTGAAAAATCGGATCGGCTCGCCCAGGCCCAGGCGTGA
- the prmC gene encoding peptide chain release factor N(5)-glutamine methyltransferase: MITGTRTLPVGVAEALAVAQETLEQAGVSNAAMEGKEMVARALGLSPKSIEWERDRRWEPSAQLLLSSLLLRRCSGFPLAYLLGEWDFLDFTLTLTRDVLIPRPETEELFDLVRETGEAPRSVVDVGTGSGGLALAMARYWPEVRVTALDLSPAALAVARWNARRYGLEAKIEFRRSDLLEGIADTPVDRIVANLPYIPTPDLEDLSPEVRKEPRLALDGGPDGLTLIRRLVPQSVRALRPGGRLYLEVGIGQAAVVARLLSGTGFSNVAIFQDFAGKDRFVRGER, encoded by the coding sequence GTGATCACGGGGACTCGGACTCTCCCTGTTGGTGTGGCCGAGGCTTTGGCGGTCGCCCAAGAAACGCTGGAACAAGCGGGGGTTTCCAACGCCGCGATGGAAGGAAAAGAAATGGTGGCCCGTGCCTTGGGTCTTTCCCCAAAAAGCATTGAGTGGGAAAGAGACCGGAGGTGGGAACCCTCGGCTCAACTCTTATTGAGTTCCCTTCTCCTCCGCCGGTGTTCGGGTTTCCCTCTTGCCTATCTCTTGGGGGAGTGGGATTTCCTTGATTTTACGTTAACGCTCACAAGGGATGTGTTGATTCCTCGGCCGGAAACGGAGGAGCTTTTTGACCTTGTCCGGGAAACCGGGGAGGCTCCCCGTTCCGTTGTCGATGTGGGAACCGGTTCCGGCGGGTTGGCTTTGGCCATGGCCCGGTATTGGCCCGAGGTTCGTGTGACCGCCCTCGATCTTTCCCCGGCGGCGTTAGCGGTGGCGCGTTGGAACGCCCGTCGGTATGGGTTGGAAGCGAAGATTGAATTCCGACGATCCGATCTCTTGGAGGGCATCGCTGATACACCCGTGGACCGGATCGTTGCCAATTTGCCCTATATCCCGACGCCGGATTTGGAGGATTTATCTCCTGAAGTTCGAAAAGAACCTCGGTTGGCCTTGGACGGAGGCCCCGACGGTTTGACATTAATTCGGCGGTTGGTTCCACAATCGGTTCGGGCGTTACGGCCTGGGGGGCGTCTTTATCTGGAAGTGGGCATCGGCCAAGCGGCTGTGGTGGCCCGCCTTCTGAGCGGGACAGGTTTTTCAAATGTGGCCATCTTTCAAGATTTTGCCGGGAAAGACCGTTTTGTGAGGGGCGAGCGATGA